Genomic window (Azospirillum lipoferum 4B):
CGGCCACGCGAAGTTCGCCCGCACGTCGCTCCTTTGGAATGGCGACTTTCATTAGATAAGACTCCCCTGCCTCAGATACGCCGATCCCGGCATCCCCCATGGGTCATCGGCCCAGACGACGCGCATTCATGACGCATCTCCGTGGTTTTGTGAAGCCGACCCCCTTGATGGTAATACCAGCCTATACAGTGCATCGCAACAAAGGGAATGGCTACGTGAGTCCATCGTACGATTGTTTCAGATATTAGGACAAATCAGCCACGGGCTGTTCAAATCCGCGCGGTGACCCAGGATGTACGAAGGAACAACCGCGACGCGATGACGCAGGCGCAGCCCGGTACCGTCCGGCCGGGGCGCATCGTCGGCTTGCCAATCCCCCCGCCCGCCGATATTGTCCCGCCCCTGTTCCAGAACACCCCCATCGTTTGAGGTTTTGCCATGTCCGACGTCGGCGGCATCGCGGCTGATCGCCTGAAGTCCTTCGTCGAGCGCATCGAGCGTCTCGAAGAGGAAAAGCGCGGCCTGCAGGAAGACATCAAGGAAGTCTACGCCGAGGCGAAGGGCACCGGTTTCGACACCAAGATCATCCGTCAGATCATCCGCCTGCGGAAGATGGACAAGGCCGACCGCCAGGAGCAGGAAGCCATCCTGGAGCTCTACAAGGAAGCGCTGGGGATGGTGGAGTAAAGACCCCGGAGAGCTGACGGCCGGTCAGTTGCAGCCGGCCATCATCAGCCCCAGCGTCTTCTCGTCCGCCTCGTCCGGCAGAACCTCGCCGACGATGTGGCCGTCGAACATCACGACGATGCGGTCGGACAGGGCGCGGATCTCGTCCAGTTCCACCGAGACCAGCAGGATGGCCTTGCCCTGGTCGCGCAGGGCCACGAGCCGGCGGTGGATGAACTCGATGGCGCCGATATCGACGCCGCGGGTCGGTTGCCCGACCAGGAGAAGGTCGGGATTGCGTTCGATCTCGCGCGCCAGCACGATCTTCTGCTGGTTGCCGCCGGAGAAATTGGCCGCCGCCAGCGTGCCGTCGCGCGGTCTGGTGTCGTAATCCTCCATCTGGCGGGCGCAGTTGGCGGCGATGGCGTCGCGGTCGAGCAGAACCCGCCCGTTCCAGGCCGGATCGTCCTGGAATCCCAGGATCGAGCATTCCTCCGCCGAGAACCCGGTGACGAGGCCGACCTTCTGCCGGTCCTCCGGCACATGGCCGACACCGAGTCCGCGCAGCGCGCGGGCGTTGAAGCGGTTGGCATGGCCGGCCAACTCCTCCCCCCGCATCCGGACGGAGCCGCCGGCGATGGGCCGCATGCCGGCCAGCGCCTCCAGCAATTCGGACTGACCGTTGCCGGACACCCCGGCGATGCCGACGATCTCGCCGGCCCGCACCGACAGGCCGACGCCCTTCACCCGCTCCACGCCCGACGGATCGCGCACCCGCAACCCCTCGACCCGCAGCACCTCCGCCCCCGGCTTGGCCGGCGTCTTGTCGACTCGCAGCAGGACCTTGCGGCCGACCATCAACTCGGCCAGCTGTTCCCGGCTGGTGTCGCGGGTGGCGACGTTGGCGACCACCTGCCCGCGCCGCATCACCGTGACGTTGTCGGTCAGCTCCATGATCTCGCGGAGCTTATGGGTGATGATGATGACCGTCTTGCCCTGCTGGCGCAGCGCCCGCAGGATGCGGAACAGGTGATCGGCCTCCTGCGGGGTCAGCACGCCGGTCGGCTCGTCAAGGATCAGGATGTCGGCGCCGCGATAGAGCGCCTTCAGGATCTCCACCCGCTGCTGGGCACCGACCGGCAGGTCGCCGACCGGGCTGTCGAGATCGACCTCCAGCCCATAGTCGCGGGCCAGCCGCGTCAGTTCCCCCCGCGCGCGGGCAAGGCCGCCCGCCAGCGTCACCCCGCCTTCCGCCCCCAGCAGTACATTCTCCAGCACGCTGAAGGGATCGACCAGCATGAAGTGCTGGTGGACCATGCCGATGCCGGCGGCCAGCGCGTCGCGCGGCGTCCGGATGGCGGCAGGATTGCCGTTCACCCGGATTTCCCCACCGTCGGCGCGCAGATAGCCGTAGACGATGCTCATGATCGTCGACTTTCCGGCACCATTCTCGCCGATCACCCCATGGATCGTTCCGGCCGGCACGGACAGCGACACGTCGCGGTTGGCATGGTTGGTGCCGAACCACTTGTTGATCGCCACCGTTTCCAGAGCGATGCCGGAACGGGCAGGCCGCGGGCTTTCCTGCATCATCGGAGGCGCCGATCTCAGGGCTTGTACGGCTTGACCGCCAGCGAGCCGGCGATGATCTGCTTCTCGGCCTCCTCCAGCCTGGCCTCCATCTCCGGCGTGATCAGCTTGCGGTTATGCTCGTCCAGCGCATAGCCGACGCCGTCCTCCTTCAGGCCGACGACACGGTGGCCGGCCTTCCAGCTGCCCTCCTTCGCCGCCTTCATGCAGTCATGGACGACCACATCGACCCGCTTGACCATGGAGGTCAGCACCTTGCCGGGATGGACGTGGTTCTGGTTGCTGTCGACGCCGATGGCGAGCTTGCCGGCATCGGACGCCGCCTGCATCACGCCCAGCCCGGTGGCGCCCGCCGCGGCGAAGACCACGTCGGCGCCGCGGCCGAACTGGCTCTTGGCAAGCTCCGCCCCGCGGCCGGGATCGTTCCAGGCGGCGGGCGTGGTGCCGGTCATGTTGACGAACACCTCGGCGCCCGGCGTCACATGCTTCACGCCCTGCTCGTAGCCGGTCAGGAAATTGCGGATCAGCGGGATGTCCATGCCGCCGATGAAGCCGACCTTGCCGGTCTTCGACGCCAGCGCCGCCGCCATGCCGACCAGGAAGGAGCCCTCCTCCTCCTTGAAGGTCACGGACTGGACGTTGGGGGCCTCCAGCTTGTCGTCGATCAGGCAGAATTTGGTGTTGGGCGATTCCTTCGCCACCTTCTCCACCGCCGCGGTCTGCGAGAAGCCGACGGCGACGATCACCGAGGCGCCGCGGCGCACCAGCGTGCGCAGGGCCTGCTCGCGCTGCCCCTCATTCGTGACCTCGAACTCGCGATAGGCGGTGCCGGTCTCCTTCTTGAAGCGTTCGGCGCCGTTGTAGGCGGCTTCGTTGAAGGACTTGTCGAACTTGCCGCCCTGGTCGAACACCACGGCCGGCGAGAAGTCCTGCGCCCGCGCCTGGGGCCCGACAGCAACGGCCGCCGTCATCGCCAGCATGGCGGCAAGGATACGCGTCTTCATGTCCCACCCACTCCGGATAGCCGAAACTTGACCCAAAGGATAACCGCGCCATCATTCCGCACAACAGGGAAAGCGGGCGAGATGGCGCAGCAAATCGCGGCGCCCCCGGTTGACGACGGGAACGGGGGCGTTTATCACCCCCGCCGATGGTCGTTGCATCGAACCGGTTGCGGTTTGCAGCGGCAAGCCGGCAAGGCCACAGGTGTTGGCGACAGGATCTGGCAATAGGTTCGGGGGGCGACGCTCGGTGGACGAAGTCTGGGTGCTTTTGCAGGGGATCGCTCTCGGATTCGCCATCGCCGCACCCGTCGGGCCGATCGGTCTGCTGTGCATCCGCCGCACCCTGCAGCACGGCCCCCTGATGGGCTTCTTCACCGGATTCGGCGCCGCGGTCGCCGACACCATCTATGGCGCCATCGCCGCCTTCGGCGTGTCGGCGGCGCTCAGCTTCCTGCGCGGGCACGAGACGGCCTTCCAGCTGATCGGCGGCATCTTCCTGCTGGTGGTGGCGGTCCGCACCTTCCGCCAGCAGCCCGACGCGGAAGAGCGGGAGGCGGCGGCCGCTCCCGACACCAAATCCTGGTTCACCGGCTTCATGACCGGGCTGTCGCTGACCCTGACCAACCCGGCGACCATCATGGCCTTCATCGCCATCTTCGCCGGTTTCGGGCTGGGCGGCACGCTGAACCGGCTGGAGGCCTCGACCCTGGTGCTGGGCGTCTTCATCGGATCGTCGCTGTGGTGGATGACGCTGTCGATGGGCGTCGCCGCCGTGCGCCACCGCATTTCCGACCGCGGGCTGACCATGCTGAACCACTGCACCGGCGTGGCGCTGGGCGCCTTCGGCCTGTGGGCGCTGGGCATGGCCGCCACCGGCCTCGCCGGCATGGCCTGAAGCGGTCAACAGCCGGCCGGCGGCGTGACGGTTGGGCTCTGGTCGCTGCCGCCCCCCTTGCGCAGCAGATGCAGGTGCCCGGCCAGCCGCCAGAGATAGAGCCCGACCAGCACCACCAGCAGCCCGACGGTGACATAGCCGACCAGCCGGTGCGCGAAGGGCCAGGTGGACAGTATGTAGCCGGTCCAGGCCAGCAGCGCCGTCCACAGGATCGAGCCGATGCCCGAGGCCAGCGAATAGTTCAGGATCGACATCCTGCACGCCCCGGCCGGAATCGAGATCAAGGTCCGCACCCCCGGCACCGGCTGCGAGAACAGCACGGCGATGCCGCCATGCCTGGCGAACCAGTCCGTGCTCCGCCGCACCTTCTTCGGGTCGATGGTCAGCCAGGGACCGTATTTCTTCAGGAAGGCCTCCAGCCGGTCGCGGCCCATCAGCCGGCTGGGCAGGAACCACACCAGCTGCCCGGCCAGCGAGCCGAGCCCGCTGGCGATGGCGATCCCGACCAGCGTGAACTCGCCGGTCGCCGCCCCGATCCCGGCCAGCGGGATCACCGACTCGGCCGGCAGCGGCGGAAAGATCCGCGCGAGCGCCACCAGCAGGAAGATCCCGATATAGTGGAGGTGGTGCATGGTGTGCACCAGCCAGTCCGTCAATCCGCCATCCATTCCGTTCCGTCCTCCCCCAGCGGTCGACATGACCCGCATCGGGAAAACGGCCGGCTGCGGCAGACGGTTCCCGCCCCCCTCACGCCGCCTTCGCCATCCCGCCGCCGGAACCGCTGTTTTCCTGGTGGCAGCGCCGCAGCCGGAAGGCGGTCACCAGCGCCAGCATGCCGAACGCGATCAGATAGGCCGCCACCCCCCAGGCGAGCGCCAGCAGGCCCAGCGCCGGCAGCACCCACATGCTGAAGCCGAACAGAATCGACAGCACGCCGGCCACGCCCCAGGCCCATTTGCCGTGGCTGCGGTCCATGCGCCAGGCGCCCATCACCTCGGCGAAGCCGGTGATGACCGACCAGGCGGCGATCAGAAAGACCAGGGCGAACAGGCTGGCGGCCGGCCACAGCGCGGCGACGACGCCGGCGATCAGGCTGACGACGCCCTCCAGGATGAAGGGCAGCGAGCGCTCATGGTGGCGGGAGGCACGGATGCCGGCCAGGATGGCGAAGACGCCGTCCAACAGCAGATAGGCGGCGAAGGTCAGCGCCAGGGTCGCCACCGTCACGCCCGGCATCGTCAACGCCAGGATCCCCAGCAGGATGGCCGCCGCCCCGCGCAGCGCCAGCGCCCACCAGTTGCGCGCCAGCAGCATGTTCATGCTGTGCAGGCGGCTTGCGGGCTCACGCGTCGCCCGCTGTGCCGGATCATAGGACATGAAACGCCTCCCGCTGCCCGTCTTGCGAAATGACAACAGGAGGCGAAGGGTTTTGTTTCCGGCCCGGTATCGAAGATGTCCGGCCGCTCAGTTGCCGCGGCCGAAATCCGATCCGCGCGCCGGCTCCTTGAAATAGAACATGTCGCGGTCGAAGGTGACGTCGGTGCGCGGATTCAGCAGGGCGACCTCGGTGGTCATGCCCTGGGCATCCAGCACCCGCCACTTGCGCAGCTGGAAGGGACGGTCCTCGAACACCAGCGTCAGGGTGCCCTTGCCGGGATCCTTGGTCTCCAGCAGGCTGACCTCGATCACACCGGGGGCCTGGAACACCTCGGTGACGGTCACGTCGCCCGACAGGCGGATATCCTTGCGCAGGATGAAGTCGGCCAACGTCGATCCGATGGGAGCGCTCGACTGCTGGCGCATCTCGCCGTCCCAATAGAAGACGAAGCTGCCGTCGGCGACGATGAAGTCCTTCAGCGGCCGGTCATACTCCAGCCGCATCCGGCCGGGCCGCCACAGATAGAAGGTGCCGGTCGCCTGCCGCCCGTTCGGCGCCACCTGCAGGAACTTCGACTGCAGGGTGGCGATGCCGTTCAGATACTCCTCCACCTTGGCGACGACGGCCTGATCCTGCGCCGACAGCGAGACGGGCGTGGCCGGGGCGGCGACGGCGGACGGGGCGAGCACGACCGGCAGCGGAGCCAGGAGGGCGGCGCACAGCAGGGCGGCGGGAAACAGAGAGCGGGAGAGGCGGCGAAGCACGGTCTTCATCCTTGGTCGTTCGGATCCCGAATCCCTAATCGGGCAGTGAGGCGGACATAAGGCGTCCGCCCGCCGCTGCCAAGGATTACCGGTGCCGGCAAAGTGGCTGCTTCAAAGTGGCTGCTTCAAAGCGGCTGGCCCCGGATCATCCGCGGCAGGTCGCCGACCACGCCCATCGCATGCTTCATGAAGAAGCGCTTGACCGGCGGCAGACGGTTGATCGCCGCCATGCCCAGGTTGCGCGCCAGCTTCAACGGCGGAATGCTGTTGGAGAACAGGTGGACCAGCCCGTCGCACACCGCCGCCAGCAGAACGGTGTCGAAGCGGCGCCAGCGCTGGAAGCGGGCCAGCACCTCCGGCCCGCCGACATCGAGGCCGAGGCGGTGGGCGTCGACCACCACCTCGGCCAATGCCGCGACGTCGCGCATGCCCAGGTTCAGCCCCTGCCCGGCAATCGGGTGGATGGCGTGCGCCGCCTCCCCCACCAGGGCCAGCCGGTCGGCGACGAAGCGGTCGGCCAGCAGCACCGACAGCGGCCAGGCCTCGCGCTTGGTCAACAGCGCGATCTCGCCCAGATAGCCGCCGGAGCGCCGTTGCAGTTCGTCGATGAACTGGTCGTCGGGCAGGTTGAGATAGGTGTCGACCAGCGACGTCTTCTCGCTCCACACGATGGAACAGCGGTTGTCGGTCATCGGCAGCACGGCGAAGGGGCCGTTGGGCAGGAAATGCTCGACCGCGACGCCCTTGTTCGGCTCGGTGTGGCGGATGGTGCAGATGATGGCGCTCTGGTCGTATGACCAGCGCCGCACCTTGATCCCGGCGCTGTCGCGCGCCAGCGATCGCCGCCCGTCGGCGCCGACCAGCAGCCGGCCGCGCACCGTGCGCCCGTCGGCAAGCCGCACCGACACGCCGGACCGCGTGCGCTCCACCGCGGTCGCCTGGGCCGGCGCCAGATGGACCAGCCCCGGCAGTTCGGCCGCGCGGGTGAACAGGGCGCGGCGGATGTCCTTGTTGTCCAGGATCCAACCGAAGGGCTGGTGCCTGCCCTCCATCGCCAGTTCGGTGTGGTCGTAATGGATGAACAGGGGCGAGAACTGGTCGGCGATGCGGATGTCCAGCATCGGGCCGGCCTGGTCGGCCATGTGGTGCCACACGCCCGCCGACTCCAGCACCATCTTGGAGGCGTAGGAGATGGCGGTGGTGCGGATGTCGAAATCCTGGCCGCCCATGCGTTCCGGGCTGTCCCGGTCGATGCAGACCACCGGCACGCCGGCGCTGGCCAGCGCCGCCGCCATGGTCAGCCCGGCGAGACCGCCGCCCAGCACCACGACCTCGGTGGTGATGTCGCCGCCGACGCCCCCCTGGGGAGGAACGGTCGCGTTGCCCGATTCGGTGCCCGGTACGGCCATGATGCTCGCTGCCCTCTCGCCTTCTTGCGCCTGCGCTGCGGTCGACCGGCCGGACGTGAGCCTTGCCGGGTGCCGCGCGCGGTGAAACAATTGTCGCACGGGGGCGTCCTGTCCAGTCTCCTGTCCCCGGCCGGCGGCCGGCGCGCACCGGACAGATTGCCGCTGGGCAATTTATAGGCAGATGCCGCCCTTTTGAGCGCCCAATCAACAGGCATATTCCCGCTGTTGCAGCGCATTTCAACCGGCACGATTCTTGTAATCGTTGCTTTTTGCGGTCGACGCGAACAGGCTTGGGCCATCGGCGGGAGGGACGGAACGGCTGTCTGGCCGGACCGGAACCGCAACAAGGCGGCCACAGCCTTTATCCGCGGCCGGAACAACGCTTTAAGGGGAAGCCACATGAAACTGGTTATGGCCATCATCAAGCCGTTCAAGCTCGACGAAGTGCGCGAGGCGCTGACGTCGCTCGGGATTCAAGGCCTGACCGTCAGCGAGGTCAAGGGCTTCGGCCGCCAGAAGGGCCAGACGGAAATCTACCGCGGCGCCGAATATTCCGTGAGCTTCCTGCCCAAGGTGAAGGTCGAGGTCGCGGTGTCCGACGACCAGTATGAACAGGTGGTCGAGGCGATCCAGAAGGCCGCCAACACCGGCCGCATCGGCGACGGCAAGATCTTCGTGCTGGAGATCGCCCAGGCCGTGCGCATCCGCACCGGCGAGACCAACTCCGAGGCGCTGTAAGGCTGCAGGCCCCAAGGCCACTGGTCATGGCGGGCGCGCGTCTGCGCGCCTGTCCGCTCTTTCAGCCGGCAAACTCAGCCGGCAAACGCATCCGCCGCCAGCGCGCGGGCATAGTCGCGCTGGTCGGCCGGCCAGTCCGCCGTCAGCGCGTCGAACCGCGCGCGGTCCGCGGCATAGAGCGCCCGAACCGCCTCCTCATAGCCCGGCCGGTCGCCGGCCAGCTCCAGCATGACGCGATAAGCGGCCTCCTGCGCATGGCGCACGCGGTCCTTCGCCTCGTTGCCCTTGCGTGCCTCGTCCACCAGCTTGCGCAGCGCCACCGACGCCCCGCCCGGCTGGGCGTTCAGCCAGTCCCAATGGCGCGGCAGCAGCGT
Coding sequences:
- a CDS encoding LysE family translocator; this translates as MDEVWVLLQGIALGFAIAAPVGPIGLLCIRRTLQHGPLMGFFTGFGAAVADTIYGAIAAFGVSAALSFLRGHETAFQLIGGIFLLVVAVRTFRQQPDAEEREAAAAPDTKSWFTGFMTGLSLTLTNPATIMAFIAIFAGFGLGGTLNRLEASTLVLGVFIGSSLWWMTLSMGVAAVRHRISDRGLTMLNHCTGVALGAFGLWALGMAATGLAGMA
- a CDS encoding HdeD family acid-resistance protein, translating into MSYDPAQRATREPASRLHSMNMLLARNWWALALRGAAAILLGILALTMPGVTVATLALTFAAYLLLDGVFAILAGIRASRHHERSLPFILEGVVSLIAGVVAALWPAASLFALVFLIAAWSVITGFAEVMGAWRMDRSHGKWAWGVAGVLSILFGFSMWVLPALGLLALAWGVAAYLIAFGMLALVTAFRLRRCHQENSGSGGGMAKAA
- a CDS encoding DUF2239 family protein; protein product: MSVTAETLCTAFRGERRLAAGDALSVARALRAALDAEPDGPPVLVFDDATGKAVDLDLRGSDEEVAWRLAPPPRGPGRPKLGVVAREVTLLPRHWDWLNAQPGGASVALRKLVDEARKGNEAKDRVRHAQEAAYRVMLELAGDRPGYEEAVRALYAADRARFDALTADWPADQRDYARALAADAFAG
- a CDS encoding BMP family lipoprotein, whose product is MKTRILAAMLAMTAAVAVGPQARAQDFSPAVVFDQGGKFDKSFNEAAYNGAERFKKETGTAYREFEVTNEGQREQALRTLVRRGASVIVAVGFSQTAAVEKVAKESPNTKFCLIDDKLEAPNVQSVTFKEEEGSFLVGMAAALASKTGKVGFIGGMDIPLIRNFLTGYEQGVKHVTPGAEVFVNMTGTTPAAWNDPGRGAELAKSQFGRGADVVFAAAGATGLGVMQAASDAGKLAIGVDSNQNHVHPGKVLTSMVKRVDVVVHDCMKAAKEGSWKAGHRVVGLKEDGVGYALDEHNRKLITPEMEARLEEAEKQIIAGSLAVKPYKP
- the glnK gene encoding P-II family nitrogen regulator, whose translation is MKLVMAIIKPFKLDEVREALTSLGIQGLTVSEVKGFGRQKGQTEIYRGAEYSVSFLPKVKVEVAVSDDQYEQVVEAIQKAANTGRIGDGKIFVLEIAQAVRIRTGETNSEAL
- a CDS encoding DUF2312 domain-containing protein produces the protein MSDVGGIAADRLKSFVERIERLEEEKRGLQEDIKEVYAEAKGTGFDTKIIRQIIRLRKMDKADRQEQEAILELYKEALGMVE
- a CDS encoding ABC transporter ATP-binding protein, producing the protein MMQESPRPARSGIALETVAINKWFGTNHANRDVSLSVPAGTIHGVIGENGAGKSTIMSIVYGYLRADGGEIRVNGNPAAIRTPRDALAAGIGMVHQHFMLVDPFSVLENVLLGAEGGVTLAGGLARARGELTRLARDYGLEVDLDSPVGDLPVGAQQRVEILKALYRGADILILDEPTGVLTPQEADHLFRILRALRQQGKTVIIITHKLREIMELTDNVTVMRRGQVVANVATRDTSREQLAELMVGRKVLLRVDKTPAKPGAEVLRVEGLRVRDPSGVERVKGVGLSVRAGEIVGIAGVSGNGQSELLEALAGMRPIAGGSVRMRGEELAGHANRFNARALRGLGVGHVPEDRQKVGLVTGFSAEECSILGFQDDPAWNGRVLLDRDAIAANCARQMEDYDTRPRDGTLAAANFSGGNQQKIVLAREIERNPDLLLVGQPTRGVDIGAIEFIHRRLVALRDQGKAILLVSVELDEIRALSDRIVVMFDGHIVGEVLPDEADEKTLGLMMAGCN
- a CDS encoding LolA family protein, with the translated sequence MKTVLRRLSRSLFPAALLCAALLAPLPVVLAPSAVAAPATPVSLSAQDQAVVAKVEEYLNGIATLQSKFLQVAPNGRQATGTFYLWRPGRMRLEYDRPLKDFIVADGSFVFYWDGEMRQQSSAPIGSTLADFILRKDIRLSGDVTVTEVFQAPGVIEVSLLETKDPGKGTLTLVFEDRPFQLRKWRVLDAQGMTTEVALLNPRTDVTFDRDMFYFKEPARGSDFGRGN
- a CDS encoding UbiH/UbiF/VisC/COQ6 family ubiquinone biosynthesis hydroxylase, whose translation is MAVPGTESGNATVPPQGGVGGDITTEVVVLGGGLAGLTMAAALASAGVPVVCIDRDSPERMGGQDFDIRTTAISYASKMVLESAGVWHHMADQAGPMLDIRIADQFSPLFIHYDHTELAMEGRHQPFGWILDNKDIRRALFTRAAELPGLVHLAPAQATAVERTRSGVSVRLADGRTVRGRLLVGADGRRSLARDSAGIKVRRWSYDQSAIICTIRHTEPNKGVAVEHFLPNGPFAVLPMTDNRCSIVWSEKTSLVDTYLNLPDDQFIDELQRRSGGYLGEIALLTKREAWPLSVLLADRFVADRLALVGEAAHAIHPIAGQGLNLGMRDVAALAEVVVDAHRLGLDVGGPEVLARFQRWRRFDTVLLAAVCDGLVHLFSNSIPPLKLARNLGMAAINRLPPVKRFFMKHAMGVVGDLPRMIRGQPL
- a CDS encoding DedA family protein translates to MDGGLTDWLVHTMHHLHYIGIFLLVALARIFPPLPAESVIPLAGIGAATGEFTLVGIAIASGLGSLAGQLVWFLPSRLMGRDRLEAFLKKYGPWLTIDPKKVRRSTDWFARHGGIAVLFSQPVPGVRTLISIPAGACRMSILNYSLASGIGSILWTALLAWTGYILSTWPFAHRLVGYVTVGLLVVLVGLYLWRLAGHLHLLRKGGGSDQSPTVTPPAGC